One Tolypothrix bouteillei VB521301 DNA window includes the following coding sequences:
- a CDS encoding ribbon-helix-helix domain-containing protein: protein MNIILTPKQEKFIQAKLQTGKYRNAEELLEIVFRLLDEYEQADADWINSAREKIDVAIATSKQTPPIDGKTFVNQILTQF, encoded by the coding sequence ATGAATATTATACTTACACCAAAGCAAGAAAAATTTATCCAAGCCAAGTTGCAAACAGGTAAATATCGTAATGCTGAAGAATTGTTAGAGATTGTTTTCAGACTGCTTGATGAATATGAGCAGGCTGATGCTGACTGGATAAATTCTGCCAGAGAAAAAATAGATGTTGCGATCGCAACAAGCAAACAAACTCCACCTATCGACGGGAAAACTTTTGTTAACCAAATTCTGACACAATTCTAG
- a CDS encoding N-6 DNA methylase → MESGGELLVSADGKAKLRVWCVDFETDLDAPARRGSAYRYSHLRIAQRVLLTSGERLGLLTNGVELRLLISDPARPDSQVNIAIDPYWKRDRNLPDSFLFFLALACPDGVKALPDLVEKARLQQARVTKELRLQARRAVERFIQEILDHPRNAEILRTKSQQSAEFAKALWKEGLIIVYRLLFILKSETNDNPAQAFSFASASLWRNTFSPSLALADYGRKILDDGWETGSFLESGMRALFKMFVSGIECTEMSVKPLGGALFGENATPVLSYLTWGERAVAHLLDQLLWTTPQKGKGRERVHYGPLDMEDLGRVYEALLELEPGITTEPMCRLRRQKLEVVVPIAQGEKYRPAFEDKGRVEQGEEEIGEEDEEEIEEEETTKRGKKTKVEWIEEIPPGRFYLRVGLGRKASGSYYTPRSFVRFLVKETLEPQINELSPKEDPKPGEILKLKVLDPAMGSGHFLVEACRFLGEKLYEACRLCDELALKAEQQAESSEDEETRKLAFQRAKIFRQRAIDLPDPDDKLMKYLPSAAPEGEETGFSQAEAIALCRRLVAVHCLYGVDKNPLAVELAKLSLWLESHAEGLPLTFLDHRLVLGDSLTGPFFEHLLTYPGGKQDRVDDVFAQNLRQMNGYFKKIANVKHLITL, encoded by the coding sequence TTGGAATCGGGCGGAGAGTTGTTGGTAAGTGCGGATGGTAAAGCAAAATTGCGGGTGTGGTGTGTAGATTTTGAGACGGATTTGGATGCACCTGCTCGACGCGGAAGTGCTTATCGTTACAGCCATTTACGCATTGCTCAACGGGTATTACTGACGAGTGGGGAACGGTTGGGTTTGTTAACAAACGGGGTAGAATTGCGGTTGTTAATTTCTGACCCTGCACGTCCGGATTCTCAAGTTAATATTGCTATTGACCCATATTGGAAACGCGATCGCAATCTTCCCGATTCTTTCTTGTTTTTTCTAGCCCTAGCTTGTCCCGATGGAGTCAAAGCTTTACCTGACTTGGTAGAGAAGGCGAGGTTACAACAGGCGCGAGTCACGAAGGAGTTACGGCTACAAGCGCGACGTGCAGTTGAAAGGTTTATACAGGAAATTTTAGACCATCCCCGGAATGCTGAAATCTTACGTACCAAGTCTCAACAGAGTGCAGAATTTGCAAAAGCACTTTGGAAGGAAGGGTTAATTATTGTTTATCGTTTGTTGTTTATCCTGAAGTCGGAGACAAACGATAACCCCGCACAGGCGTTTAGCTTTGCTTCTGCAAGTTTGTGGCGCAATACTTTTTCACCGAGTTTGGCTTTAGCAGATTATGGGCGCAAGATTTTGGATGATGGTTGGGAGACGGGGAGTTTCTTAGAGTCGGGAATGCGTGCGTTATTTAAAATGTTCGTCTCTGGTATTGAGTGTACGGAAATGTCGGTAAAACCCCTCGGTGGTGCGTTGTTTGGGGAGAATGCAACGCCTGTATTGTCTTATTTAACTTGGGGAGAGAGGGCTGTTGCTCATTTGTTGGATCAATTGTTATGGACTACGCCGCAAAAGGGGAAAGGGCGGGAAAGAGTTCATTATGGTCCTTTGGATATGGAAGATTTGGGGCGAGTTTACGAAGCTTTGTTGGAATTAGAACCGGGAATTACAACTGAACCTATGTGTCGTTTGCGGCGACAAAAATTAGAGGTGGTTGTTCCTATAGCCCAGGGGGAGAAATATCGTCCCGCTTTTGAAGACAAGGGGAGAGTAGAACAAGGAGAAGAGGAGATAGGGGAAGAGGATGAGGAGGAAATAGAAGAGGAGGAGACGACAAAGCGGGGTAAGAAAACTAAGGTGGAATGGATAGAAGAAATTCCGCCGGGACGGTTTTATTTACGGGTTGGTTTGGGAAGAAAAGCAAGTGGTTCCTATTACACTCCTCGTTCTTTTGTTAGGTTCTTGGTGAAGGAAACATTGGAACCCCAAATCAACGAACTCAGTCCAAAAGAAGATCCAAAACCGGGGGAGATATTGAAATTAAAGGTTTTAGATCCAGCTATGGGAAGCGGTCACTTTTTAGTGGAAGCTTGTCGTTTTTTGGGTGAGAAATTATATGAGGCTTGTCGGTTATGTGATGAATTGGCTTTGAAAGCCGAACAACAAGCAGAAAGTTCTGAGGATGAAGAAACGCGAAAGTTGGCTTTTCAAAGAGCAAAAATATTCCGTCAACGAGCGATCGATCTACCCGATCCAGATGATAAATTAATGAAGTATTTACCTTCGGCTGCACCAGAAGGTGAAGAAACGGGATTTTCTCAAGCAGAAGCGATCGCATTATGTCGGCGTTTGGTTGCGGTACATTGTTTGTATGGGGTGGATAAGAATCCTTTGGCGGTGGAGTTAGCGAAGTTATCTTTATGGTTGGAGTCTCACGCTGAGGGTTTACCTTTGACTTTTTTAGACCACCGTTTGGTGTTGGGAGATTCTTTGACGGGTCCGTTTTTTGAGCATTTGTTGACGTATCCCGGTGGAAAGCAAGATCGAGTCGATGATGTCTTTGCACAGAATCTTCGTCAGATGAATGGTTATTTCAAGAAAATAGCGAACGTCAAGCACTTGATTACACTCTAG
- a CDS encoding 3'-5' exonuclease translates to MSTLATSTWTVSFAHTFLNEALNIPKKISQRLPKTVKILEKDPISAQGDAKKLKNYKNVYRVRIGDYRLIYSIGQNSVKLLSLRKRNERTYELEFSPSDTEVVEITHCDPILEEDTTGQQIKPVSPPPKNLLPQNLTPTLLTKWRIPEEYWQDLQKVRTEDDLLNLPIPHQFIDRILDNLFPRSLEDIDTQPEYLLQNPEDLERYVEGELAAFLLKLDPEQEKLRDGITEGPTLVKGGPGTGKSTLALYQVQKLHTLGYQSILFTTYTNALVSYSEQLLTQLLGKSPKDCGVDVVTVDSLTRSYYKQRYGEPHFAKPEQALHYLETALQTTEIPSKNIFDRQVRLQSLQRLGTPYLLQEILDVIETWGISSLEEYLAANRQGRVVPLRNQTREAIWAVYQTWLQLMEQNRLITWEQMRRQALEYVSQLPQKPYQAILIDEAQDLSPTALRFLLALIPSFKGVYLTADASQSLYQRGFSWKQIHVDLKVSGRTLMLRRNYRNTQQISSACATILEGTNAGDEECLQQLSSPYQGNSPTLLLIENIDKQVQAIGEFFTTAAKQFRLPIHGGGVLCPNSQLGQDIARRLSQRGWKAQFVSGKEIDLNARYIKVLTLHSAKGLEFPFVAVVGLQAGILPRIDETIPQEEIPATLNEQRRLFYVGCTRAMRALMVCGSKVSPSQFLDSLSSSRWQKIQV, encoded by the coding sequence ATGTCAACTTTAGCTACATCTACTTGGACGGTATCCTTCGCCCACACCTTTCTCAACGAAGCCCTGAATATACCGAAAAAAATCAGCCAGCGTTTGCCCAAAACCGTTAAAATCCTGGAAAAAGACCCGATTTCCGCCCAAGGTGATGCTAAAAAGCTAAAGAACTATAAAAATGTTTACCGCGTTCGTATTGGTGATTATCGATTAATCTACAGTATCGGTCAAAACAGCGTCAAACTCCTCAGCCTCCGCAAGCGCAACGAAAGAACCTACGAACTAGAATTTTCTCCATCAGATACCGAAGTCGTCGAAATCACCCATTGCGACCCCATCTTAGAAGAAGACACAACAGGACAACAAATCAAACCCGTATCCCCACCACCCAAAAATCTCCTTCCCCAAAACCTCACTCCCACCCTCCTTACAAAGTGGCGCATTCCCGAAGAATATTGGCAAGATTTGCAAAAAGTTCGCACGGAAGATGACTTACTCAACTTACCAATTCCTCACCAATTTATCGATCGCATTTTAGATAATCTCTTCCCTCGTTCCCTTGAAGACATTGATACCCAGCCAGAATACTTACTGCAAAACCCGGAAGATTTGGAACGTTATGTCGAAGGCGAACTAGCAGCTTTTTTATTAAAACTCGATCCCGAACAAGAAAAGTTGCGGGATGGTATAACTGAAGGTCCTACCTTAGTCAAAGGCGGTCCCGGTACGGGAAAATCAACACTAGCCCTATACCAGGTGCAAAAACTTCATACATTGGGTTATCAATCTATCCTCTTTACAACCTACACCAACGCCCTAGTTTCTTACTCCGAACAACTCTTAACTCAATTACTGGGTAAATCCCCTAAAGATTGCGGTGTTGATGTTGTCACTGTTGATTCCCTAACGCGTTCTTACTACAAACAACGCTATGGCGAACCTCATTTTGCGAAACCAGAACAAGCACTCCACTATTTAGAAACAGCGCTGCAAACAACAGAAATTCCTTCCAAAAACATTTTTGACCGCCAAGTACGCTTACAAAGTCTGCAACGTTTGGGAACTCCCTACTTACTGCAAGAAATCTTGGATGTCATTGAAACCTGGGGTATCTCCAGTTTAGAGGAATACCTAGCCGCAAACCGCCAAGGACGAGTTGTTCCCCTCCGCAATCAAACACGGGAAGCTATTTGGGCAGTATACCAAACTTGGCTGCAACTCATGGAGCAAAATCGCTTAATTACCTGGGAACAAATGCGCCGTCAAGCACTGGAATACGTTTCACAATTACCTCAAAAACCTTATCAAGCAATCCTTATTGATGAAGCACAAGATTTATCTCCAACCGCCTTGCGCTTCTTACTCGCCTTGATTCCTTCCTTCAAGGGAGTTTACTTAACTGCTGATGCTTCCCAATCTCTCTATCAACGTGGCTTTAGTTGGAAACAGATTCATGTAGATTTAAAAGTCAGTGGGAGGACTTTAATGCTACGTCGCAATTACCGCAACACCCAACAAATCTCCTCAGCTTGTGCCACCATTTTAGAAGGAACAAATGCGGGAGATGAAGAATGTCTGCAACAATTATCTTCTCCCTATCAAGGAAATTCACCCACCTTGCTGTTGATAGAGAACATCGACAAACAAGTACAAGCCATAGGGGAATTTTTTACCACCGCCGCCAAACAGTTTCGCCTTCCTATTCATGGTGGAGGGGTACTTTGTCCCAACTCCCAACTCGGACAAGATATCGCCCGTCGTCTCAGCCAACGAGGTTGGAAAGCTCAGTTTGTTTCTGGTAAGGAAATCGATCTCAACGCTCGTTATATTAAGGTGTTAACTCTCCACTCAGCGAAAGGTTTGGAATTTCCTTTTGTAGCTGTTGTTGGTTTGCAAGCAGGAATTTTACCTCGGATTGATGAGACAATTCCTCAAGAGGAAATACCTGCTACGCTGAACGAGCAACGTCGCTTGTTTTATGTGGGTTGCACTCGCGCTATGCGGGCTTTGATGGTGTGCGGTTCTAAAGTGTCTCCTTCTCAATTTCTAGATTCTCTTTCCTCTTCTCGTTGGCAAAAGATTCAAGTTTAA
- a CDS encoding DEAD/DEAH box helicase, whose translation MNTIYLKDILQQGDDAIAAASTFLGLKMAQLDCSDVETISGEQLSLLFSKIPPSWEFEELGKVLIAESMSETLGIAFFEFVNNRGSSQPLVAQTNKISYGTQTPKKAVQDVTPISIYFTSPSIPLSTAPSPLNPIKVLDKVIAEYRDYLLTEFRAKDPQLKAALEKAIDQPLFLAQEPFYQAHRPFKSGEKWQNLSIDAKLARVMQQRSGSEFAYLHQSQAIDHLLGQNASPLVVTTGTGSGKTETFLLPVIQNAIADAAQFRRQSGLTAILVYPMNALANDQFLRIQNYLKESGWEGAISVAKYDRGTKLKERQALRQNPPHILLTNYMMLEYLLVRPADREDIFANHRCRFLVLDEVHTYRGTLGSNIALLVRRLQTHLKDAKQDWCSQVPPELQRKRYPEFLPVATSATIKSVAEGEHSPQERIRLRDEAVQEFFSKISGVNKSSIRVIGEELAELQTPPQAVSPSIPYILWDLNRWLIRSPLSISQIVKKVKQEIPERSH comes from the coding sequence ATGAATACGATTTATTTGAAGGATATTTTACAACAAGGGGATGATGCGATCGCAGCTGCTAGCACTTTTCTCGGTTTGAAAATGGCGCAGCTAGATTGTTCGGATGTGGAGACTATTTCTGGAGAACAACTCTCTCTACTTTTTTCTAAGATTCCTCCAAGTTGGGAGTTTGAGGAATTGGGGAAGGTGCTTATTGCTGAAAGTATGAGCGAGACTTTAGGAATAGCGTTTTTTGAGTTCGTCAACAATCGCGGTTCTTCACAGCCTCTGGTTGCTCAGACTAACAAAATCTCCTATGGAACTCAAACACCAAAAAAAGCCGTTCAAGATGTCACTCCCATTTCAATATACTTTACTTCCCCTTCTATTCCTCTCTCTACCGCACCTTCTCCTTTAAATCCTATTAAAGTTCTCGATAAAGTCATTGCGGAGTATCGCGATTATTTATTAACAGAATTTAGAGCCAAAGACCCACAATTAAAAGCTGCTTTAGAAAAAGCTATTGACCAACCTTTATTTTTAGCTCAAGAACCATTTTATCAAGCCCATCGTCCTTTTAAAAGTGGGGAAAAATGGCAGAATTTATCCATAGACGCGAAACTCGCCAGAGTCATGCAACAACGTTCCGGTAGCGAGTTTGCATACCTCCATCAAAGTCAAGCAATTGACCATTTATTAGGACAAAACGCCTCTCCCCTCGTTGTGACAACGGGTACGGGGAGTGGAAAAACGGAAACCTTTCTTTTACCAGTCATTCAAAATGCGATCGCAGATGCAGCCCAATTCCGAAGACAATCCGGACTGACAGCTATTCTCGTCTATCCAATGAACGCCCTCGCTAACGACCAGTTCCTACGTATCCAAAATTACCTCAAAGAATCTGGTTGGGAAGGGGCAATTAGTGTGGCAAAATACGATCGCGGCACTAAGTTAAAAGAACGTCAAGCTTTACGCCAAAATCCACCCCATATATTACTCACTAACTATATGATGCTGGAGTATCTCTTAGTACGTCCAGCAGATAGAGAAGATATCTTTGCCAACCATCGCTGTCGTTTCCTTGTTCTGGATGAAGTCCACACCTATCGCGGAACGTTGGGAAGTAACATCGCCTTGTTAGTCAGACGCTTGCAAACTCACTTAAAGGACGCAAAACAGGATTGGTGTTCTCAAGTTCCCCCAGAATTACAAAGAAAACGCTATCCCGAATTTCTCCCGGTTGCAACTTCTGCCACGATTAAAAGTGTAGCGGAAGGAGAACACTCCCCACAAGAAAGAATTCGTCTCAGAGATGAAGCCGTTCAAGAATTTTTTAGTAAAATCTCCGGTGTCAACAAATCCAGCATCCGAGTCATTGGCGAAGAACTTGCAGAACTTCAAACACCACCACAAGCAGTTTCTCCCTCAATCCCTTACATATTATGGGATTTAAACCGATGGCTGATTCGTTCTCCCCTTTCCATTTCCCAAATTGTCAAGAAAGTTAAACAAGAAATTCCAGAGCGATCGCATTAG
- a CDS encoding helicase-related protein — MSRKLNKKFQSDRISLLQVNSEVLQLEAATEKQRYRCEVCSTPVLGWQKNYPCPYCHGNLIRWTDSESAENRYVKKILSPEYIPLVAGEHTAQIPNDVRVELEDNFKAKAGESKVNLLACSPTLEMGIDVGGLDAVILRNIPPRPDNYAQRGGRAGRRTRIGLVVGYARNTPHDQYFYDKPGEMIAGEVPTPALALGNRDAIFRHLNAIAFGSAKPGLASKMVNYISPLGEIHQEAVEELVTGVEAQIDRAVAVALQAWQGNVLYEAGLDETALRQHLKGLPEQIRDVINRTALQVKELRSALDTYSLQLQGERAGTRAAQLIARILGIQTDKQNKNNEADDLSVGYPLRRFAEFGILPGYEFPTQPASLRLLGDDREEDPVSVARRFGIGQFQPDAQVFARTKRWKVIGLDNASPWNSRTESATWSYRICNTCQLRYDASEPACPRCGNNAPGKDYVGGEFAGFLARRDESPILDEEERYVTRNLVKTYPQWDGQVVGRWTLSTGWGLRWSRDEEVRWVNEGVPPKDKDREQNTPLLHNEAKGYPLCSECGRILQNPDVARSTTQGRRKTHKSGQDDPYGHAENCPKKGAPQPLAIVTASKAEVLRLIVPIPISTEEEDLQSWGLSLGYSLKAGMQQLYMLDGSEIDFEFEGIWQVSYEGKKYNTISLTFIDPSLGGSGYLHRIASEFHQVAKTAIAHLDHPNCVTACYRCLKSYQNQRYHELLNWPQVIPALEQLAQTPPTPRSLETGDLDDPLPWLEAYDAGVGSPLELKFLQLFEKHGFHPQKQIPVPTNTPISVADFAIPERRLAIYIDGTAFHKGGNRLRDKFIRDRLRNANSPWQVVELNATDLARGKALVEQLKSK; from the coding sequence TTGTCAAGAAAGTTAAACAAGAAATTCCAGAGCGATCGCATTAGCTTATTACAAGTCAATTCTGAAGTCTTGCAGTTAGAAGCTGCTACAGAAAAACAGCGTTACCGTTGTGAAGTTTGCTCCACCCCTGTCTTGGGATGGCAAAAGAATTATCCTTGTCCGTATTGTCACGGGAATTTAATCCGGTGGACTGATTCAGAGAGCGCAGAAAACAGATATGTGAAAAAAATCCTCTCACCAGAATATATACCCCTAGTCGCAGGAGAACATACCGCCCAAATTCCTAACGATGTACGAGTTGAATTAGAAGACAACTTTAAAGCTAAGGCGGGGGAATCAAAAGTTAATTTATTAGCCTGTTCGCCGACTTTGGAAATGGGTATTGATGTCGGTGGATTGGATGCAGTCATTTTACGCAATATACCACCACGTCCAGATAACTACGCACAAAGGGGAGGACGTGCGGGAAGGCGTACCCGTATTGGTTTAGTCGTTGGTTATGCTCGAAATACACCTCATGACCAGTATTTTTACGATAAACCGGGAGAGATGATAGCCGGAGAAGTACCAACCCCCGCACTCGCATTGGGGAATCGAGATGCAATATTCCGTCATTTAAATGCGATCGCATTTGGGAGTGCCAAACCTGGTTTAGCCAGTAAGATGGTAAATTATATCTCTCCTTTAGGGGAAATCCATCAAGAAGCCGTAGAAGAACTGGTGACAGGAGTAGAAGCGCAGATAGATCGAGCGGTGGCTGTCGCTTTACAAGCTTGGCAAGGTAATGTATTATACGAAGCAGGATTAGATGAAACAGCCCTGCGCCAACACTTAAAGGGATTACCCGAACAAATCCGGGATGTTATCAATCGTACCGCCCTGCAAGTTAAGGAATTAAGAAGCGCTCTTGATACATACTCCCTCCAACTCCAAGGCGAACGTGCTGGAACTCGTGCGGCTCAACTCATTGCTCGAATACTAGGTATTCAAACAGACAAACAAAATAAGAATAATGAAGCTGATGACCTTTCCGTCGGTTATCCTTTACGTAGATTTGCTGAATTTGGTATTCTTCCTGGTTACGAATTTCCCACCCAACCAGCATCATTGCGACTTTTAGGTGACGATCGCGAAGAAGACCCCGTAAGTGTAGCAAGACGTTTTGGAATTGGTCAATTTCAACCCGATGCTCAAGTCTTTGCTCGTACCAAACGCTGGAAAGTTATTGGTTTAGATAACGCCTCTCCATGGAACTCCAGAACTGAAAGCGCAACTTGGTCTTACCGGATATGCAATACTTGTCAGTTACGGTACGATGCATCCGAACCTGCTTGTCCTCGTTGTGGGAATAATGCACCAGGAAAAGATTACGTTGGTGGAGAATTTGCTGGTTTTTTGGCGCGAAGGGATGAAAGTCCAATTCTCGATGAAGAAGAACGTTACGTTACCCGCAATCTTGTCAAAACTTACCCTCAGTGGGACGGACAAGTTGTAGGACGGTGGACATTAAGTACTGGTTGGGGATTGCGTTGGAGTCGGGATGAGGAGGTACGTTGGGTTAATGAGGGGGTTCCGCCTAAAGATAAAGATAGGGAACAGAATACTCCCTTACTACATAATGAAGCAAAAGGGTATCCGTTGTGTAGCGAGTGCGGGCGAATATTGCAAAACCCAGATGTAGCGCGATCGACAACTCAAGGACGACGCAAAACTCACAAATCCGGTCAAGATGACCCTTACGGTCATGCAGAAAATTGTCCTAAAAAAGGCGCACCGCAACCTCTGGCAATTGTAACAGCAAGTAAAGCAGAGGTATTGCGATTAATAGTTCCTATCCCTATTTCTACGGAGGAAGAGGATTTACAATCTTGGGGATTATCTCTTGGATACAGTCTGAAAGCTGGTATGCAGCAATTGTATATGTTGGATGGTTCCGAGATTGATTTTGAGTTTGAGGGAATTTGGCAGGTGAGTTATGAAGGAAAAAAATATAACACAATTTCGCTGACGTTTATTGACCCTAGTTTAGGTGGAAGCGGGTATTTGCATCGGATTGCTAGCGAATTTCATCAAGTGGCAAAAACAGCGATCGCGCATTTAGACCATCCAAACTGTGTAACTGCCTGTTACCGTTGTCTCAAATCATATCAAAATCAACGCTATCACGAATTACTCAATTGGCCGCAAGTTATCCCCGCCCTAGAACAACTCGCACAAACGCCACCAACACCACGTTCTTTAGAAACAGGCGATCTTGACGATCCGCTTCCCTGGTTAGAAGCTTACGATGCAGGTGTAGGTTCTCCTTTAGAACTCAAGTTTCTACAGCTATTTGAAAAACATGGGTTCCATCCCCAAAAACAAATACCAGTACCAACAAATACGCCAATTTCCGTTGCTGATTTTGCCATACCAGAACGGAGACTAGCAATATATATTGATGGAACTGCCTTTCATAAAGGAGGAAACAGATTGCGAGATAAATTTATTCGCGATCGCTTGCGTAATGCCAATTCTCCTTGGCAAGTTGTCGAATTAAACGCTACAGATTTAGCTAGAGGTAAGGCATTAGTAGAACAACTCAAAAGCAAATAA
- a CDS encoding DUF3291 domain-containing protein — protein MNTERYHLAQVNTATLRAPLDSPEMAEFVAQIESINAIADTDPGFVWRLRSEGANDATSIRAFDDERILITLTVWKSLEALSNYVYRGAHANIMRDRRRWFEKTEQPILALWWVPAGHTPTIAEAKERLEHLRLYGSTSTAFSFGKPFPHPEIETMTLCSTASTS, from the coding sequence ATGAATACAGAACGCTATCATCTTGCTCAAGTAAATACTGCTACCTTACGTGCGCCACTAGATTCTCCAGAAATGGCAGAGTTCGTCGCACAAATTGAAAGTATTAATGCGATCGCAGATACCGATCCCGGTTTCGTATGGCGTTTGCGAAGTGAAGGTGCAAACGATGCTACCAGTATTCGTGCTTTTGACGACGAGCGAATTTTAATTACTCTCACAGTTTGGAAATCTTTAGAAGCCCTTTCAAACTACGTATATCGCGGTGCTCATGCAAACATAATGCGCGATCGCCGTCGTTGGTTTGAAAAAACCGAGCAGCCAATCCTAGCGTTATGGTGGGTTCCTGCAGGACATACTCCCACAATTGCTGAAGCTAAGGAACGGCTGGAGCATTTGCGACTTTATGGTTCAACGTCTACAGCCTTCTCCTTTGGCAAGCCATTTCCCCATCCTGAAATCGAAACGATGACCTTATGCAGTACCGCATCCACAAGCTAA
- a CDS encoding tRNA-(ms[2]io[6]A)-hydroxylase codes for MLSSELSTINALKQPTSSAWVEQAVANLDIILLDHSQCERKAAGVALNMIFRYPSNAKMVRELTKIAREELEHFELVNQWLEKRGIPLRPLQPPPYGAGLKSQIRSKEPERFLDSLLISGLIEARSHERLGLLALHCSEPDLAKFYRSLMASEARHYGTYWVLADTYFDRELVRQRLDELALVESELLATLHREPRIHS; via the coding sequence GTGCTTTCATCTGAACTATCTACAATTAACGCTCTCAAGCAACCAACTAGTTCTGCATGGGTAGAACAAGCTGTTGCAAATCTAGACATCATTCTCCTGGATCACTCCCAATGCGAACGAAAAGCAGCGGGAGTCGCCTTGAACATGATATTTCGCTATCCTTCCAATGCTAAAATGGTGCGAGAACTAACCAAAATTGCCCGTGAAGAACTAGAGCATTTTGAACTCGTCAATCAATGGCTGGAAAAACGGGGTATTCCTCTGCGTCCATTGCAGCCACCCCCCTATGGTGCGGGTTTAAAATCGCAAATTCGGTCAAAAGAACCAGAGAGGTTTTTAGACTCTCTGTTAATTAGTGGTTTAATTGAAGCTCGCAGCCACGAACGTCTGGGATTGCTAGCTCTTCACTGCTCTGAACCGGACTTAGCAAAATTTTACCGCAGCCTCATGGCATCTGAAGCTCGTCACTATGGTACTTACTGGGTTCTTGCGGATACTTATTTCGATCGCGAACTTGTTAGGCAAAGACTAGATGAACTAGCATTGGTGGAAAGTGAGTTATTGGCAACTTTACACCGAGAACCGCGAATTCATAGTTAA
- a CDS encoding GNAT family N-acetyltransferase, whose product MKSYYQDFLIRNWEQSDRTSAANIIKAVLAEYGLNWEPNGADRDVLQVEECYLAVGGEFWVVEHQNQLVGTAAYYPIERGEKAVEIRKMYVLPKARGFGLGKYLLRQLEAAIVTRGFQEIWIETASVLVEAVQLYEKNGYEKASGVETARCDRVYVKKLYG is encoded by the coding sequence ATGAAAAGTTACTATCAAGATTTTTTAATTCGTAACTGGGAACAGAGCGATCGCACCTCTGCGGCAAATATTATCAAAGCCGTACTAGCAGAATACGGTTTAAACTGGGAACCAAATGGAGCAGATCGAGATGTGTTGCAGGTAGAAGAATGTTATTTAGCAGTTGGGGGAGAGTTTTGGGTTGTTGAACATCAAAACCAACTTGTAGGAACTGCAGCGTATTACCCTATTGAGCGAGGGGAAAAAGCCGTAGAAATTCGTAAGATGTATGTTTTACCTAAAGCTCGGGGTTTTGGTCTGGGGAAATATTTGTTACGACAGTTAGAGGCTGCAATTGTGACTCGAGGCTTTCAAGAAATTTGGATTGAAACTGCTAGTGTTTTAGTAGAGGCTGTTCAGCTTTATGAAAAAAATGGGTATGAAAAAGCATCAGGTGTAGAAACAGCCCGGTGCGATCGAGTGTACGTTAAGAAATTGTATGGTTAG